In Euphorbia lathyris chromosome 9, ddEupLath1.1, whole genome shotgun sequence, the following are encoded in one genomic region:
- the LOC136206589 gene encoding uncharacterized protein isoform X1, translating to MSGSEDKAPRNQSQSPPPVTAPPAVDPEVNEIGIGVITRRWKRDEIRKRGSLGLRGLGLLFSLLAFIIMASNKHGDGRNFDRYEEYRYLLAISILSTLYTGGQVLRHIHELYTGKHFIHRRTSAMVDFIGDQVWRLFFGDDRRIGVRNFSSWFVTILSQTQTGIVSNIVIIIWGLWNHHHGMVWDRNRSPAAAILASSLQEQRQWSMIQSQHLKYVNHQVRLALLKRRKRSLGLFLCNVDACVFADGGHNSFGFLAQDQFRYCSYAHYGSFYSLFARELSEALAFKEALSWIKSSNIGGIEIQSDCFSMIQAINNSNSTYTCLSKVIYDCIILLRDICNCSISFIKHSTNMAANSLA from the exons ATGTCTGGTTCAGAGGATAAAGCACCGAGGAACCAATCTCAGTCTCCACCACCCGTGACGGCTCCTCCGGCTGTCGACCCAGAGGTTAATGAAATCGGGATTGGGGTGATCACAAGGAGGTGGAAAAGGGATGAAATTAGGAAGAGAGGATCATTGGGGCTCCGGGGATTGGGTCTATTGTTCTCTTTGCTTGCTTTTATTATCATGGCCAGTAATAAACACGGAGATGGGAGAAATTTCGATAGATATGAGGAGTACAG GTATTTATTAGCTATATCAATACTTTCAACGCTGTACACGGGAGGACAGGTGCTCCGCCATATTCACGAGCTTTACACCGGAAAACATTTTATTCACCGACGGACGTCTGCCATGGTAGATTTCATCGGTGATCAG GTGTGGCGGCTTTTCTTCGGGGATGACCGAAGGATAGGGGTTCGAAACTTTTCAAGCTGGTTTGTCACGATTCTCTCTCAAACTCAGACAGGCATAGTTTCAAATATTGTGATCATCATTTGGGGATTGTGGAATCATCATCATGGAATGGTTTGGGATAGAAATCGTTCTCCAGCGGCTGCTATTCTTGCTTCGTCTCTCCAGGAACAACGCCAGTGGAGTATGATTCAATCTCAGCATTTGAAGTATGTAAATCATCAAGTTCGTCTAGCACTATTGAAAAGGAGGAAACGTTCTCTTGGTCTTTTTCTCTGCAATGTGGATGCATGTGTATTTGCCGATGGTGGACACAACTCTTTTGGCTTTCTTGCTCAAGACCAATTCAGATATTGCAGCTATGCCCACTATGGTTCTTTCTACAGTCTCTTTGCCCGTGAATTATCTGAAGCTCTGGCATTTAAAGAAGCTCTTAGTTGGATTAAATCCTCAAATATCGGTGGAATTGAGATTCAGTCTGATTGCTTTTCAATGATACAAGCGATCAACAACTCTAATTCGACTTATACTTGCCTCTCTAAGGTCATTTATGATTGTATTATTTTACTTAGAGATATATGCAATTGTTCTATCTCGTTTATTAAACATTCAACGAACATGGCAGCTAATTCATTAGCATGA
- the LOC136206589 gene encoding CASP-like protein 4B1 isoform X3: MSGSEDKAPRNQSQSPPPVTAPPAVDPEVNEIGIGVITRRWKRDEIRKRGSLGLRGLGLLFSLLAFIIMASNKHGDGRNFDRYEEYRYLLAISILSTLYTGGQVLRHIHELYTGKHFIHRRTSAMVDFIGDQLISYLLIYSASTAIPLTNRMREWADNLFTDSSAGAISMTFMAFFLLGMSALLSGYDLSTQSYI, from the exons ATGTCTGGTTCAGAGGATAAAGCACCGAGGAACCAATCTCAGTCTCCACCACCCGTGACGGCTCCTCCGGCTGTCGACCCAGAGGTTAATGAAATCGGGATTGGGGTGATCACAAGGAGGTGGAAAAGGGATGAAATTAGGAAGAGAGGATCATTGGGGCTCCGGGGATTGGGTCTATTGTTCTCTTTGCTTGCTTTTATTATCATGGCCAGTAATAAACACGGAGATGGGAGAAATTTCGATAGATATGAGGAGTACAG GTATTTATTAGCTATATCAATACTTTCAACGCTGTACACGGGAGGACAGGTGCTCCGCCATATTCACGAGCTTTACACCGGAAAACATTTTATTCACCGACGGACGTCTGCCATGGTAGATTTCATCGGTGATCAG CTTATATCGTACTTGCTGATATATTCAGCTTCAACAGCGATTCCCTTGACGAACAGGATGCGTGAATGGGCAGATAACCTATTCACAGACTCCTCAGCGGGAGCCATTAGTATGACATTCATGGCATTCTTTTTATTAGGAATGTCTGCTCTTCTTTCTGGATATGATTTATCTACCCAATCTTAcatttaa
- the LOC136206589 gene encoding uncharacterized protein isoform X2 encodes MKLGREDHWGSGDWVYCSLCLLLLSWPVINTEMGEISIDMRSTAISILSTLYTGGQVLRHIHELYTGKHFIHRRTSAMVDFIGDQVWRLFFGDDRRIGVRNFSSWFVTILSQTQTGIVSNIVIIIWGLWNHHHGMVWDRNRSPAAAILASSLQEQRQWSMIQSQHLKYVNHQVRLALLKRRKRSLGLFLCNVDACVFADGGHNSFGFLAQDQFRYCSYAHYGSFYSLFARELSEALAFKEALSWIKSSNIGGIEIQSDCFSMIQAINNSNSTYTCLSKVIYDCIILLRDICNCSISFIKHSTNMAANSLA; translated from the exons ATGAAATTAGGAAGAGAGGATCATTGGGGCTCCGGGGATTGGGTCTATTGTTCTCTTTGCTTGCTTTTATTATCATGGCCAGTAATAAACACGGAGATGGGAGAAATTTCGATAGATATGAGGAGTACAG CTATATCAATACTTTCAACGCTGTACACGGGAGGACAGGTGCTCCGCCATATTCACGAGCTTTACACCGGAAAACATTTTATTCACCGACGGACGTCTGCCATGGTAGATTTCATCGGTGATCAG GTGTGGCGGCTTTTCTTCGGGGATGACCGAAGGATAGGGGTTCGAAACTTTTCAAGCTGGTTTGTCACGATTCTCTCTCAAACTCAGACAGGCATAGTTTCAAATATTGTGATCATCATTTGGGGATTGTGGAATCATCATCATGGAATGGTTTGGGATAGAAATCGTTCTCCAGCGGCTGCTATTCTTGCTTCGTCTCTCCAGGAACAACGCCAGTGGAGTATGATTCAATCTCAGCATTTGAAGTATGTAAATCATCAAGTTCGTCTAGCACTATTGAAAAGGAGGAAACGTTCTCTTGGTCTTTTTCTCTGCAATGTGGATGCATGTGTATTTGCCGATGGTGGACACAACTCTTTTGGCTTTCTTGCTCAAGACCAATTCAGATATTGCAGCTATGCCCACTATGGTTCTTTCTACAGTCTCTTTGCCCGTGAATTATCTGAAGCTCTGGCATTTAAAGAAGCTCTTAGTTGGATTAAATCCTCAAATATCGGTGGAATTGAGATTCAGTCTGATTGCTTTTCAATGATACAAGCGATCAACAACTCTAATTCGACTTATACTTGCCTCTCTAAGGTCATTTATGATTGTATTATTTTACTTAGAGATATATGCAATTGTTCTATCTCGTTTATTAAACATTCAACGAACATGGCAGCTAATTCATTAGCATGA
- the LOC136206590 gene encoding probable WRKY transcription factor 33 codes for MLMLMIMTSSSSSSSAFGNLIYSGDSMDNTGWGLFEHGFKSSSPPADFLDSPNLFSSCDVVPISGQNFNWRSNSNSNGVREEVKKYSDISFETQTTSEKQCNYGSRRSDDGYNWRKYGQKQVKGSENPRSYYKCTFPSCPTKKKVETSLDGGGHITEIVYKGSHNHPKPHSDDFDHSSPVSNSAGDEHEPDAKRLKGGHSENESILATGNRTLREPRIVVQTTSDIDILDDGYRWRKYGQKVVKGNPNPRSYYKCTSIGCPVRKHVERASHDTRAVITTYEGKHNHDVPAARGSGYSFHNNTSSEAPFTMEMFGRPTNSYNIINQTQSKLDFLS; via the exons ATGCTTATGCTTATGATAatgacttcttcttcttcttcttctagcGCTTTCGGTAATCTAATTTATTCCGGTGATTCAATGGACAATACTGGTTGGGGACTTTTTGAGCATGGATTTAAGTCATCTTCTCCTCCTGCTGATTTCCTTGACTCTCCTAATCTTTTTTCTAGCTGTGAT GTTGTTCCTATTTCTGGTCAAAACTTTAACTGGAGGAGTAATTCTAATTCTAATGGAGTTAGAGAAGAAGTAAAAAAGTACTCAGATATTTCTTTCGAAACCCAAACAACATCAGAAAAGCAGTGTAATTATGGGTCCAGAAGATCAGACGATGGATATAACTGGAGAAAGTATGGACAAAAGCAGGTGAAAGGAAGTGAGAATCCTCGTAGTTATTACAAGTGCACTTTTCCAAGTTGCCCAACTAAGAAAAAAGTGGAGACATCTTTGGATGGAGGAGGACATATTACTGAAATTGTGTATAAAGGAAGCCATAACCATCCTAAGCCCCACTCGGATGACTTTGACCACAGCTCACCCGTTAGTAATTCAGCTGGAGATGAACATGAACCTGATGCCAAAAGATT AAAGGGGGGGCATAGTGAAAATGAGAGTATCTTGGCTACTGGGAACAGAACCCTTAGAGAACCTAGAATTGTTGTTCAAACTACAAGTGATATCGACATACTTGATGACGGCTATAGATGGAGGAAATATGGACAGAAAGTAGTCAAAGGAAATCCTAATCCAAg GAGCTACTACAAGTGTACATCGATTGGGTGCCCGGTGAGGAAACATGTGGAAAGAGCATCGCATGATACAAGGGCAGTCATCACCACCTATGAAGGGAAACACAACCATGATGTTCCGGCAGCCCGGGGCAGCGGCTACTCATTCCACAACAACACCTCAAGTGAAGCACCATTCACCATGGAAATGTTTGGAAGGCCAACCAACTCCTacaatattattaatcaaacaCAATCCAAACTAGATTTCCTAAGTTGA